The following are encoded in a window of Vespula vulgaris chromosome 8, iyVesVulg1.1, whole genome shotgun sequence genomic DNA:
- the LOC127065588 gene encoding activator of 90 kDa heat shock protein ATPase homolog 1, producing MAKWGEGDPRWIVEERPDATNVNNWHWTEKNACAWSQEKIKDLFTNLDIDGNGVSCKVSEVEKCEGEAVANNRKGKLIFFYEWNIVLKWTSLGKSNKNIEGKINIPNLSEENDISEVDIEITLKDSTDEGEKVKHFLHTKGKDIIRESLKKYVSSLKEEFTKGMILPKKDNINDNITNITSGFNVKMQMNAAPIQAKQNNVLGYKISTTTIKQQQKFQCRAEEFYNVFTTLEMVQAFTKGPVKLEPKKHGKFELFGGNIYGEFLEISLTKIVQKWRCKQWPSGHFSEVTIDICEKNDHTEVNLTQIDVPTSEEESTKENWERYYWDAIKRTFGFGYFM from the exons ATGGCAAAGTGGGGAGAAGGTGATCCGCGTTGGATCGTAGAAGAAAGACCAGATGCCACCAACGTGAATAATTGGCATTG GACTGAAAAAAATGCCTGTGCCTGGTCTCAAGAAAAGATCAAGGATCTTTTCACAAATCTAGATATCGATGGCAATGGAG TATCTTGTAAAGTGTCGGAAGTAGAAAAATGTGAAGGAGAAGCTGTAGcaaataatagaaaaggaaaacttattttcttttatgaatgGAATATTGTGCTTAAATGGACATCTCTtggaaaatcaaataaaaacattGAAGGCAAAATTAACATTCCAAATCTCTCGGAAGAAAATGACATATCTGAAGTAGAT atTGAAATCACATTGAAAGATAGCACAGATGAAggtgaaaaagtaaaacattTCTTACATACGAAAGGGAAAGATATAATAAGGGAAAGCTTAAAGAAATATGTGTCATCTCTAAAAGAAG AATTCACAAAAGGAATGATACTtccaaaaaaagataatataaatgacaATATTACAAACATAACATCCGGGTTTAATGTTAAA ATGCAAATGAATGCTGCTCCTATACAAGCCAAACAAAATAATGTATtaggatataaaatttcaactaCAACTATAAAACAACAACAGAAGTTCCAGTGTAGAGCTGAAGAATTTTACAATGTGTTCACAACGCTGGAG aTGGTTCAGGCATTTACAAAAGGACCGGTAAAACTTGAACCGAAGAAGCATGGAAAGTTCGAATTATTCGGTGGAAATATATATGGagaatttcttgaaatttctCTGACAAAGATAGTACAAAAATGGCGCTGCAAACAGTGGCCATCGGGACATTTTAGCGAAGTAACTATCGACATCTGTGAAAAGAATGATCATACAGAAGTCAATCTAACTCAAATCGACGTTCCCACGAg CGAAGAAGAATCAACGAAAGAGAATTGGGAAAGGTATTATTGGGATGCTATAAAGCGAACATTCGGATTCGGATACTTCATGTGA